One Nitrosopumilus piranensis genomic region harbors:
- a CDS encoding Lrp/AsnC ligand binding domain-containing protein: MHKGFILLNCDLGAEEYIADELNQMQDVSNAYLTFGAYDVIAEIETENQEGFEKAIATIRKLSRVVSTMTLNVIRPE; encoded by the coding sequence ATGCACAAAGGATTCATTTTATTAAATTGTGATCTGGGGGCCGAAGAATACATTGCAGATGAATTAAATCAGATGCAAGATGTAAGCAATGCATATCTAACTTTTGGGGCATATGATGTAATTGCAGAAATAGAAACAGAGAATCAAGAAGGATTTGAAAAAGCAATTGCGACAATTAGAAAATTATCTAGAGTTGTGAGTACAATGACACTTAATGTAATTCGTCCCGAATAA